The DNA window CTACAGCACATCTTGCATTGGTAGGGATCTTGTATTTTGGGAGTAAAGACAAATGATTAGAATAGATTGAGATCGTAACGGTTGTGCATTCCTCCTTGCATCAGTCAATGCAGGGGATAGTTATGTCTTACAGAAACTGTCTGTTGATACTATGAAGATAAAGATGTtgatataaataaatattcaCTTTACTCTCATATTCTCACAGAATGTTGTCATCTCAGTGAAGTAAAAGAGTAAATACAAAGTAACAAACAAATCTACTTCTACATCTCTCATCGTTTGACAAGTCGTCCCACATCGTCCATGTCGTGACCCACGGGGCGTCACCATCACAACTCCTACAAACGGTCATACAACACTCATATCACATATCATATCTCTGTAACATAAGTCTACAGCCCTTTTCTGTACATCAAACCCCACGGGGAATTTAAGTCGTGTCTCAAATTCACAAATTCCGTATGACGTGCCCATGTCAAACAAACCCTCCTCGTAccattaaaaagaaaagaaaagaaaagaattcAGAACAGACATCTACAAAGTCTCGACACGGGTAGATTTTCCCCCTTCAAAGGCCCGATCCCGTTCTTCCCGAGCAAAACGTTACAAACAACAAACGGATTAATCTTCTGTAACAGTCTCCTCCCCCCCCATCTAGTCTAGATTCGTGGGATTCTCTTCGGGTTCCTACATTATCTTGCTCCAAAAGGAGATATTCCCACATCAATGAACATACTAGTTCAAACGGCTGTAAAATAAACCTGAAATCAAATGTTTGGGTACCCGGAATTTGGTACCATTCACTGTAATAAAGTAATGCAAGTGTCAAACCTCTGCCCGAAGCTATCCACAACGATCcctgccactgccactgccaaatctttcctttcctttccttttcctaCTCCCTTTTTCGAGTCTCCTCAGATCCTTTTTAAATCATCCTTCACCCTTCCGCAAGTTTGGTTGCGAAAGGGTGTATCTAAACATccaacctcctcctccttctcctcctcctcctcctttgCTCATCTCAGCTGGGCTGTGTACTATCACCAAGTCACACCATGTCCACCTTTAGAAACAACGTTTCTAAAATCCTCCGCTGTCTCAGTCCCTCAAATGAAGCCGACACCTCGAGGTCAAAGGTCCATTTGACCAAAACACTGTTTCAATCCATCCGAGACATGTCGCTATCAAAGATTTGGAAGAAGCGACTCAACTACCTCGCCGGCAATGTGCTCGAGTTTGGCTGGGTCGTCGTGATTTACCTCACGAGCGAGCTTATAATTTGGGGCTTGAGCAGGGCGCTGGCGCCCATACATCTCGAGTTCTTTTCTTCCATCTTTGGCATGATTTTGACCTTTTGCTCTATGGCTTTTGCATACTTGTGCTTCGGCggtgttgatgatgtctACCAAAGACACATAAAGTCAAAGGTAAAGATCCTGACTGCATCTGACAAACAGTACTGACAGTCATCGCAGGTAGACTTTATCAACGTCCATTTGGGATTGGGATTCCCTATCCCTCTGGTAATGCTGAACCAGAGCGATATTCTCGGTGGCCGCGACATCGCCTGCATCATTGGCAACTTTGGTGCGTACTGATGCGAAAAAGAATGTCGAAACATGTACTGACTTCCTTCTAGTGGTGACGAATCTTGCTTCTTGGGTCATGGTCTTTGCTCTGTCGCTTCTCGTCATGGCCTTTGCAGCAAGATGGTCCCAAGTCCCTGACGACTTCTGCCTCCCTCAATCTCACACAGAAGTCCCACCAAGGATCGAAAACAGCTGGCTCTCCGACTCGACCCTCGATCAAGTGCCCCAGCCTATACTAGGCCGTCGTGAAAAGGTCACAAACCAACCAGCGCCTGACCGAGATACTGCCCCTTCCACTACAGCCAGTCAACGATCATCCATCGCTCTCAAGGACCCCGTCGATGCTTCCCGAGTGTGGCACCTCTGGACATCCAACTTTCCATTACTGGCCTCATTTCTgggcatcttcatcgtcggcGCACCAATAGCCGCTGCTGCCAACGAAGATCGCATTCTCGATGGGTGTGTTTTGTGGTTCATATGGGCACTCACCCTATGCCTCCAACGAGAAGTCAGAACCGCCAAGATATGTGCCGACATGCCCAAGCTCAAGAACGCGATCGTCACGCTTATGAATCCTGTTCTGTTCACGACTCTTTTGATGACGGCATATACCAGGGCCAAGGCTGGAGCGTATGGCTTCCATAGTCTGTCCAAGGTGCTGGAGGACTTTAGCAGCGGCACTCCGCTTTACGTCCTCTGGACTTCGGTGGCAACAGGAACACCTCTTTCGGATGACAGAACTCCGTGGTTCGGCGCTGGTGATGCTGCACTTTCTATTCTGGAGTGCGGTATCTTGATATGGGGTTTCAAATTGTATGAGTGTCAGCGTCAGCTATTCAGCTTGGCTGGACTGCTGACGGTGCTACTGGCGACAGCCGCTGCAGCCGGCAATGTCTTTGTTTCTGTTCTTACAGGAAGCTTAATCGGACTGGGTCCCCCGGAAGCATTATCGTTCGCTGCACGAAGCACAACATTAGCACTTGCCAAGCCAGCGATGGCAGCATTGGGCGGCAACCTCGGTGTCAACGCCGCCCTCGTGGTGAGCAACGGGAT is part of the Fusarium poae strain DAOMC 252244 chromosome 4, whole genome shotgun sequence genome and encodes:
- a CDS encoding hypothetical protein (TransMembrane:11 (i51-69o89-113i125-145o157-183i271-290o296-312i332-352o395-415i427-454o554-575i582-602o)~BUSCO:33631at5125) — encoded protein: MSTFRNNVSKILRCLSPSNEADTSRSKVHLTKTLFQSIRDMSLSKIWKKRLNYLAGNVLEFGWVVVIYLTSELIIWGLSRALAPIHLEFFSSIFGMILTFCSMAFAYLCFGGVDDVYQRHIKSKVDFINVHLGLGFPIPLVMLNQSDILGGRDIACIIGNFVVTNLASWVMVFALSLLVMAFAARWSQVPDDFCLPQSHTEVPPRIENSWLSDSTLDQVPQPILGRREKVTNQPAPDRDTAPSTTASQRSSIALKDPVDASRVWHLWTSNFPLLASFLGIFIVGAPIAAAANEDRILDGCVLWFIWALTLCLQREVRTAKICADMPKLKNAIVTLMNPVLFTTLLMTAYTRAKAGAYGFHSLSKVLEDFSSGTPLYVLWTSVATGTPLSDDRTPWFGAGDAALSILECGILIWGFKLYECQRQLFSLAGLLTVLLATAAAAGNVFVSVLTGSLIGLGPPEALSFAARSTTLALAKPAMAALGGNLGVNAALVVSNGILGQLCYPFVLDKLGVKRENNLRSENSIFESDGRSSRLSLKPLLKTAQQDLASGDDPFTISAGIAVGINGAAMGVSYLYETKSRAAPYAALAMTVSGVMTVVFTTVEPFKGAVLDLAR